In Lodderomyces elongisporus chromosome 2, complete sequence, the following proteins share a genomic window:
- the POM33 gene encoding Transmembrane nucleoporin, with product MAAASTKSSASKSASSAGASSTPAAASAPGFQIDQEKLLQTVQTLQFGWFAGNLLTVLGFALYAFTYLGFMPLFYKKLYKPFWLLTLLGVLISFGILIFQLIQKNGPRMGLIIKDDNTHYLLLGGFLLFLRPYVILTLVPFFVFSIFHVLAYLNGYILPIFGLEKSLASKYLTSFVSANNAKSIQVASGIELITLVWLVLRMLAFRKRSLTPVLVYLVFLKKRYEVSPFTRNYLKVVKNTIDQFVTDLNQPILKQGWDHIVHAFAVIDQYKLVHDYSAAEKAE from the coding sequence ATGGCTGCCGCTTCTACTAAATCTTCAGCATCGAAATCAGCAAGCTCTGCTGGTGCTTCTTCAACTCCAGCAGCCGCATCTGCTCCAGGTTTTCAAATTGACCAGGAAAAATTGCTCCAGACTGTCCAGACTCTCCAATTTGGCTGGTTTGCTGGTAATCTCCTCACCGTATTGGGCTTTGCTCTTTACGCATTTACTTACTTGGGATTTATGCCCTTGTTCTACAAAAAATTATACAAGCCTTTCTGGTTGCTCACATTGCTTGGTGTCTTGATTTCTTTTGGAATCTTGATTTTCCAATTGATTCAAAAGAATGGTCCAAGAATGGGATTGATTATCAAGGACGACAACACTCATTACCTTTTGCTCGGTGGatttttgttgttcctTAGACCATATGTCATCTTGACCTTGGTTCCATTCTTTGtgttttcaatctttcACGTTTTGGCCTACCTCAATGGCTACATCTTGCCCATCTTTGGTTTGGAGAAGAGCTTGGCCTCTAAATATTTAACTAGCTTTGTTAGTGCCAACAATGCCAAGTCGATTCAAGTTGCTAGTGGTATTGAATTGATCACTTTGGTTTGGTTGGTCTTGAGAATGTTGGCATTCAGAAAGAGATCATTAACCCCTGTTTTGGTCTACTTGGTGTTCTTGAAGAAGAGATATGAGGTTAGTCCATTCACCAGAAACTACTTGAAGGTTGTCAAAAACACAATTGACCAATTCGTGACTGACTTGAACCAGCCTATCTTGAAACAAGGCTGGGACCACATCGTACATGCATTTGCCGTAATTGACCAATATAAGTTGGTTCACGATTATTCTGCTGCTGAAAAGGCAGAGTAA
- the CDC3 gene encoding Cell division control protein 3 has product MTSIVDTSVSTPQEIKIIKRTLNGYVGFANLPKQWHRKSVRRGFSFNVMAIGESGLGKTTLINTLFNREVMRNGAKDEFDDSTNDLETDGEGLDAETNATSSAQTADGVHGNVRIKTTQAEIEEDGVKLKVSVVTAPGFGESINNEDSWKPIVEDINSRFDSYLEEESRINRSAIHDNRIHAFLYFIEPTGHSLRSLDIALMKQVHEKVNLIPIIAKSDALTDEEILEFKKSIMSDIQHQGIKIFQPTMYDNDDEETIANTRQIIDKFPFAVVGSTKEVQTNDGRVVRGRKYPWGIIEVDNEEHNDFVKLRQLLVRNFLEELKETTSNKLYENYRTEKLKRMGIEQDNSVFREFDPLAKQEEERALHEAKLAKMEAEMKSVFQQKVSEKEKKLQRSEADLFARHKEMKDKLTKQIKLLEEKKQQLEKQKLLPQEPPASAAPQKSRKGFLR; this is encoded by the exons ATGACCTCAA tTGTCGACACTTCAGTATCTACGCCTCAAGagatcaaaatcatcaagAGAACATTGAATGGATACGTTGGATTTGCCAACTTGCCAAAACAATGGCACAGAAAATCTGTAAGAAGAGGGTTTTCCTTTAATGTCATGGCCATTGGTGAAAGCGGATTGGGTAAAACGACCTTGATTAATACTCTTTTCAACCGTGAAGTCATGAGAAATGGCGCAAAAGACGAGTTTGATGATAGTACCAATGACCTTGAAACAGACGGAGAAGGATTAGACGCCGAAACAAATGCCACATCACTGGCACAGACTGCTGATGGAGTACATGGAAATGTTAGGATCAAAACCACCCAGGCTGAAATAGAAGAGGACGGCGTCAAGTTGAAAGTTAGTGTTGTTACTGCCCCGGGATTTGGTGAATCCATCAATAATGAGGACTCGTGGAAGCCAATTGTCGAAGATATCAATAGCCGATTTGACTCGTatttagaagaagaatcGAGAATCAATAGATCAGCCATCCATGACAATAGAATCCACGCATTCTTGTATTTTATCGAACCTACAGGACACTCCTTGAGAAGCTTGGACATTGCGTTGATGAAACAGGTACACGAAAAGGTGAATTTGATTCCGATCATTGCCAAGTCAGATGCATTGACAGATGAGGAGATTTTGGAGTTTAAAAAGTCAATCATGTCTGATATCCAACACCAAGGCATCAAGATTTTCCAACCTACAATGTatgacaatgatgatgaagaaactATTGCCAATACAAGACAGATCATTGACAAGTTTCCATTCGCAGTGGTTGGATCTACTAAAGAGGTGCAGACCAATGATGGCAGAGTTGTTAGAGGTAGAAAATATCCTTGGGGAATCATTGAAGTTGACAATGAAGAACATAATGATTTTGTCAAGTTGCGTCAGTTATTAGTCCGCAACTTCCTTGAGGAGTTGAAGGAAACCACGTCGAATAAATTGTATGAGAATTACCGAActgagaaattgaagagaATGGGTATTGAACAAGACAACTCTGTGTTTAGAGAGTTTGATCCATTGGCCaagcaagaagaagagagagcTTTGCACGAGGCCAAGTTGGCCAAGATGGAAGCCGAGATGAAGCTGGTTTTCCAACAAAAGGTTAgcgagaaagaaaagaagttgCAAAGATCAGAAGCAGACTTGTTTGCTAGACACAAGGAGATGAAGGATAAATTGACAAAGCAGATTAAGCTcttggaagaaaagaagcaacAATTGGAGAAACAGAAATTGTTACCACAGGAACCCCCAGCATCAGCTGCACCACAAAAAAGCCGTAAAGGTTTCTTGCGTTAA